The Enterobacter asburiae genome window below encodes:
- the yhdP gene encoding AsmA2 domain-containing protein YhdP, whose product MRRLPGILLLTGATLVVIVALLVSGLRLVLPHLDSWRPQLLAKIESTTGVPVNVSQLSANWQNFGPTLDVRDINASLKDGGYLKIKRVTLALDVWQSLLHLRWQFRDLTFYQLQFLTNTPLSGGDSGQGLEANRFSDLFLRQFDHFDLRDSEVSFITLSGQRAELAIPQLTWLNGKERHRAEGQVNLSSLNGQHGVMQVRMDLRDDDGLLNNGKVWLQADDVDVKPWLGDWIQQNMQLETARFSLEGWLTLTKGEFASGDIWLKQGGASWKGEKQQHQLSVDNLTAHVTQEKEGWQFAIPDTRITMDGKPWPRGALTLAWMPEQDVGGTASKRSDELRIRASNLDLAAIEGLRSMAAKLSPDLGEIWLATQPSGKIDALALDIPLQATEKTRFQATWKDLAWKQWKLLPGAEHFSGKLEGSVENGRLTVDMHDAKMPYETVFRAPLEIEQGSAVLNWLRNDKGFQLDGRHIDVKAKAVHARGDFRYLQPEGDEPWLGILAGISTDDGSQAWRYFPENLMGKALVDYLSGAIQGGQADNATLVYGGNPHLFPYKHNEGQFQVLVPLQNATFAFQPGWPALKNLDIELNFLNDGLWMKSDSVALGGVTASNLTANIPDYSKEKLLIDADINGPGKAVGPYFEETPLKESLAATLQQLQLDGDVNARLHLDIPLDGEMTTAKGDVRLKNNSLFIKPLESTLKNLSGQFSFENGNLKSEPLTASWFNQPVNIDFTTTEGEKAYQVAVNLDGNWQPSRMDVLPKPIEASVQGAVAWQGKVTIDLPYHAGAQYKVDITGDLKNLQSQLPAPLDKQAGQPLPVKLNVDGNLNSFALTGSAGGTNHFNSRWLLNRKLTLDKAIWTTDSRSTPPLPEQAGIELNLPPMDGAEWLALFQKGVGQNVDETAQFPQTITVRTPSLMLGGQQWNNLSLVSQPGANGTKVEAQGREINGTLTMRNHAPWQAAIRYLYYNPASAASGKDKPAEASPLSNVSRVDFSGWPDLQLRCAECWLWGQKYGRIDGDFTIQANTLTLSGGLVDTGFGRMTAAGEWVNNPGEQRTSLKGDIKGNKLDAAANFFGISTPLRGSSFDVDYDLHWRDAPWKPDEASLNGILKTHFGKGEIADVSTGRAGQILRLLSFDALLRKLRFDFSDTFSEGFYYDSIRSTAWIKDGVLHTDDTLVDGLEADIAMKGSVNLVRRELDMEAVVAPEISASVGVAAAFVVNPIVGAAVFAASKVLGPLWSKVSILRYRITGPVDKPQINEVLRQPRKDAQQ is encoded by the coding sequence CTCGTGAGCGGGCTACGCCTCGTATTACCGCATCTGGACAGCTGGCGTCCGCAGCTGCTGGCTAAAATTGAATCCACCACCGGCGTGCCGGTGAACGTAAGCCAGCTAAGCGCTAACTGGCAGAATTTTGGCCCGACGCTCGATGTCCGGGATATCAACGCCAGCCTGAAAGATGGCGGCTATCTGAAAATCAAACGCGTAACCCTGGCGCTGGACGTCTGGCAAAGCCTGCTGCATCTGCGCTGGCAGTTTCGCGATCTCACCTTTTATCAACTCCAGTTCCTGACCAATACGCCGCTGTCTGGCGGCGATAGCGGTCAGGGTCTTGAAGCCAACCGCTTTAGCGATCTTTTCCTCCGCCAGTTCGATCACTTCGATCTGCGCGACAGCGAAGTGAGCTTCATTACCCTCTCCGGCCAGCGCGCTGAACTGGCGATCCCTCAGCTGACCTGGCTCAACGGTAAAGAACGTCACCGCGCCGAGGGGCAGGTCAATCTCTCAAGCCTGAACGGCCAGCACGGCGTGATGCAGGTGCGTATGGATCTGCGGGACGACGACGGCCTGTTAAACAACGGCAAAGTCTGGCTACAGGCCGACGATGTGGACGTGAAGCCATGGCTGGGCGACTGGATCCAGCAAAACATGCAGCTGGAGACTGCCCGTTTCAGCCTTGAAGGCTGGCTGACCCTGACCAAAGGCGAATTTGCCAGCGGCGATATCTGGCTTAAGCAGGGGGGCGCCAGCTGGAAAGGCGAAAAACAGCAGCATCAGCTTTCCGTCGATAACCTCACCGCGCACGTGACGCAGGAGAAAGAGGGCTGGCAGTTTGCCATTCCGGATACGCGCATCACCATGGACGGCAAGCCGTGGCCGCGCGGTGCGCTGACGCTGGCCTGGATGCCGGAGCAGGACGTCGGCGGCACGGCCAGTAAACGCAGCGACGAGCTGCGCATCCGCGCCAGCAACCTGGATTTGGCGGCCATTGAAGGCCTGCGCTCGATGGCGGCAAAACTCTCTCCGGATTTGGGCGAGATCTGGCTGGCAACGCAGCCGAGCGGGAAGATAGACGCTCTGGCGCTGGATATCCCGCTCCAGGCGACGGAAAAAACCCGCTTCCAGGCCACGTGGAAAGATCTTGCCTGGAAGCAGTGGAAGCTGCTGCCGGGGGCGGAACACTTTAGCGGCAAGCTGGAAGGCAGCGTGGAAAACGGCAGGCTGACGGTTGATATGCACGACGCCAAAATGCCTTACGAGACGGTCTTCCGCGCGCCGCTGGAAATCGAACAGGGCAGCGCGGTGCTTAACTGGCTCCGTAACGACAAGGGCTTCCAGCTTGATGGCCGCCATATCGATGTGAAAGCCAAAGCCGTTCACGCGCGCGGCGATTTCCGCTATCTGCAGCCTGAGGGCGATGAGCCGTGGCTGGGTATTCTGGCCGGGATCAGCACCGATGACGGCTCTCAGGCCTGGCGCTACTTCCCGGAAAACCTGATGGGAAAAGCCCTGGTGGACTATCTCAGCGGCGCGATTCAGGGCGGTCAGGCGGACAATGCCACGCTGGTCTACGGCGGTAATCCGCATCTTTTCCCGTACAAACATAATGAAGGCCAGTTCCAGGTGCTGGTCCCACTGCAAAACGCGACCTTTGCGTTCCAGCCCGGCTGGCCCGCGCTGAAAAACCTGGATATCGAGCTCAACTTCCTCAATGACGGGCTATGGATGAAGTCCGACAGCGTGGCGCTGGGCGGCGTGACGGCCAGCAACCTGACGGCCAACATCCCGGACTACTCAAAAGAGAAGCTGCTGATTGATGCCGATATCAACGGTCCGGGCAAAGCGGTGGGACCGTACTTTGAGGAGACGCCGCTGAAAGAGTCGCTGGCGGCGACGCTCCAGCAGCTACAGCTTGATGGCGATGTGAATGCTCGCTTACATCTTGATATCCCGCTGGACGGAGAGATGACCACCGCCAAAGGCGACGTCCGTCTGAAGAACAACAGCCTGTTCATCAAACCCCTTGAGAGCACGCTGAAAAATCTCAGCGGGCAGTTCAGCTTTGAGAACGGTAACCTGAAGAGCGAGCCGCTTACGGCCAGCTGGTTTAATCAGCCCGTTAATATCGACTTCACGACCACCGAGGGTGAAAAGGCTTATCAGGTGGCCGTCAATCTGGACGGTAACTGGCAGCCATCACGAATGGACGTCCTGCCGAAACCCATTGAGGCGTCAGTGCAGGGCGCAGTCGCCTGGCAGGGTAAAGTGACAATTGACCTGCCTTATCACGCGGGCGCCCAGTATAAGGTCGACATCACGGGCGATCTGAAAAACCTTCAGAGCCAGCTGCCTGCGCCGCTGGATAAACAGGCCGGACAGCCGCTGCCGGTAAAGCTGAACGTCGATGGCAACCTGAACAGCTTCGCGCTGACCGGAAGCGCGGGCGGGACAAACCACTTCAACAGCCGCTGGCTGCTTAACCGCAAGCTCACCCTCGACAAAGCCATCTGGACAACGGATAGCCGCTCCACGCCGCCTCTGCCGGAGCAGGCTGGCATTGAGTTGAACCTCCCACCGATGGACGGCGCAGAGTGGCTGGCGCTGTTCCAGAAAGGCGTAGGGCAGAACGTTGATGAAACCGCCCAGTTCCCGCAAACCATTACCGTACGTACGCCGTCGCTGATGCTGGGCGGACAGCAGTGGAACAACCTGAGCCTGGTTTCACAGCCTGGCGCTAACGGCACGAAGGTGGAGGCCCAGGGAAGAGAGATAAACGGCACGCTGACCATGCGCAATCACGCGCCGTGGCAGGCGGCGATCCGCTACCTCTACTACAACCCGGCAAGCGCCGCGAGCGGGAAAGATAAACCGGCAGAGGCGTCGCCGCTGAGTAATGTTTCCCGCGTCGATTTTAGCGGCTGGCCCGATCTTCAGCTGCGCTGTGCGGAGTGCTGGCTGTGGGGGCAGAAATATGGCCGTATCGACGGTGATTTCACTATTCAGGCCAACACGCTTACGCTCTCCGGCGGCCTGGTTGATACCGGTTTTGGCCGCATGACGGCCGCAGGGGAATGGGTGAATAACCCGGGCGAGCAGCGAACGTCCCTGAAGGGCGACATTAAAGGCAACAAGCTGGATGCGGCAGCCAATTTCTTTGGTATCAGCACGCCGCTGCGTGGCTCGTCGTTTGACGTCGATTACGATCTTCACTGGCGTGACGCCCCGTGGAAGCCGGATGAGGCCTCGCTGAACGGCATTCTGAAAACCCACTTTGGCAAAGGTGAAATTGCCGACGTGAGCACGGGGCGCGCCGGGCAGATCCTGCGCCTGCTGAGTTTTGACGCGCTGCTGCGCAAGCTGCGCTTCGATTTCAGCGATACCTTCAGCGAAGGTTTCTACTACGATTCCATCCGCAGCACGGCGTGGATCAAGGACGGCGTTCTGCATACGGACGACACGCTGGTGGATGGCCTGGAAGCGGATATCGCCATGAAAGGCTCCGTCAACCTCGTGCGTCGCGAGCTGGATATGGAAGCCGTGGTGGCGCCGGAAATTTCCGCCAGCGTGGGCGTGGCGGCGGCTTTTGTGGTGAACCCGATTGTCGGTGCGGCGGTGTTTGCCGCCAGTAAAGTGCTGGGTCCGCTGTGGAGCAAAGTCTCCATTCTGCGCTACCGCATTACCGGTCCGGTAGATAAACCGCAGATTAACGAGGTGCTGCGCCAGCCGCGCAAAGATGCACAGCAATGA
- the tldD gene encoding metalloprotease TldD, whose translation MSLNLVSEHLLAANGLSHQDLFSILGQLTERRLDYGDLYFQSSYHESWVLEDSIIKDGSYNIDQGVGVRAVSGEKTGFAYADQISLTALEQSAQAARNIVRDTGDGRVKTLGEVQHSALYTSIDPLQSMSREEKLDILRRVDKVARAADKRVQEVSASLSGVYELILVAATDGTLAADVRPLVRLSISVQVDDDGKRERGSSGGGGRFGYDWFLGDVDGEARADAWAKEAVRMALVNLNAVAAPAGSFPVVLGAGWPGVLLHEAVGHGLEGDFNRRGTSVFSGQIGQLVSSELCTVVDDGTMRDRRGSVAIDDEGTPGQYNVLIENGVLKGYMQDKLNARLMGVAPTGNGRRESYAHLPMPRMTNTYMLPGKSTPQEIIESVDYGIFAPNFGGGQVDITSGKFVFSTSEAYLIEKGKVTKAVKGATLIGSGIEAMQQISMVGNDLKLDNGVGVCGKEGQSLPVGVGQPTLKVDNLTVGGTA comes from the coding sequence ATGAGTCTGAACCTGGTAAGTGAACATTTGCTCGCAGCGAACGGCCTGAGCCATCAGGACCTGTTCTCCATTCTTGGTCAACTGACCGAACGCCGTCTCGACTACGGCGACCTTTATTTCCAGTCGAGCTATCACGAATCCTGGGTTTTAGAAGACAGCATCATCAAAGATGGCTCCTACAACATTGACCAGGGCGTCGGCGTCCGTGCCGTCAGCGGCGAGAAAACCGGTTTTGCCTATGCCGATCAGATTAGCCTCACCGCACTTGAGCAGAGCGCACAGGCCGCGCGTAACATTGTGCGTGATACCGGCGATGGTCGCGTGAAAACCCTGGGAGAAGTGCAGCACTCTGCGCTCTATACCAGCATCGATCCGCTGCAGAGCATGAGCCGTGAAGAGAAGCTGGATATCCTGCGTCGCGTGGACAAAGTTGCCCGCGCGGCGGACAAACGCGTGCAGGAAGTTTCTGCCAGCCTGAGCGGTGTGTATGAGTTGATTCTGGTTGCGGCAACGGACGGTACCCTTGCGGCAGACGTTCGCCCGCTGGTGCGTCTCTCCATCAGCGTGCAGGTCGATGACGACGGCAAACGCGAGCGCGGCTCAAGCGGCGGCGGCGGTCGTTTCGGCTATGACTGGTTCCTGGGCGACGTTGACGGTGAAGCACGCGCCGACGCGTGGGCGAAAGAAGCCGTGCGCATGGCGCTGGTGAATCTGAATGCCGTCGCGGCGCCGGCGGGCTCATTCCCGGTGGTGCTGGGCGCTGGCTGGCCGGGCGTGCTGTTGCACGAGGCCGTAGGCCACGGCCTGGAAGGCGACTTTAACCGTCGCGGGACGTCCGTGTTCAGCGGTCAAATCGGGCAGCTTGTCTCCTCTGAGCTGTGCACCGTGGTGGATGACGGCACCATGCGCGATCGTCGCGGCTCGGTGGCTATTGACGATGAAGGTACGCCAGGCCAGTACAACGTGCTGATCGAAAACGGCGTGCTGAAAGGCTACATGCAGGACAAACTCAACGCGCGCCTGATGGGCGTAGCGCCGACGGGCAACGGACGCCGTGAATCTTACGCGCATCTGCCGATGCCGCGCATGACTAACACGTACATGCTGCCGGGCAAATCCACGCCGCAGGAGATTATCGAATCCGTTGATTACGGTATCTTTGCGCCAAACTTTGGCGGCGGCCAGGTGGACATCACCTCCGGTAAGTTTGTTTTCTCTACGTCAGAAGCGTATCTGATCGAGAAAGGCAAAGTGACCAAAGCGGTGAAGGGGGCGACGCTGATTGGCTCCGGTATTGAAGCCATGCAGCAGATCTCTATGGTCGGTAACGATCTGAAGCTGGATAACGGCGTGGGCGTCTGCGGTAAAGAGGGCCAGAGCCTGCCGGTTGGCGTAGGCCAGCCAACGCTGAAGGTGGACAACCTGACGGTGGGCGGCACGGCGTAA
- the aaeR gene encoding HTH-type transcriptional activator AaeR, whose product MERLKRMSVFAKVVELGSFTAAARQLQMSVSSISQTVSKLEDELQVKLLNRSTRSIGLTEAGKIYYQGCRRMLLEVQDVHEQLYAFNNTPIGTLRIGCSSTMAQNVLAAMTADMLKEYPGLTVNLVTGIPAPDLIADGLDVVIRVGALQDSSLFSRRLGSMPMVVCASKSYLAQYGVPEKPADLTNHSWLEYSVRPDNEFELIAPEGISTKLLPEGRFVTNDPMTISRWLVAGAGIAYVPLMWVINEINSGVLEILFPRYQSDPRPVYALYTEKDKLPLKVQVCINYLTEYFVDVAELFQGMRGRRKE is encoded by the coding sequence ATGGAACGTTTAAAACGCATGTCGGTCTTCGCCAAAGTGGTTGAACTGGGCTCGTTTACCGCCGCTGCCCGCCAGCTTCAGATGAGCGTCTCATCCATCAGCCAGACGGTGTCCAAACTGGAAGATGAGCTTCAGGTCAAGCTGCTCAACCGCAGTACCCGCAGCATTGGGCTGACGGAGGCGGGTAAAATTTACTATCAGGGCTGTCGCCGTATGCTGCTTGAAGTGCAGGATGTTCACGAACAGCTCTATGCCTTCAACAACACCCCTATCGGCACGCTGCGCATCGGGTGTTCTTCAACTATGGCACAAAATGTTCTCGCTGCCATGACCGCGGATATGCTGAAAGAGTACCCTGGGCTTACGGTCAATCTGGTGACGGGTATCCCGGCGCCGGACCTGATTGCCGACGGGCTGGACGTGGTGATCCGCGTCGGCGCGTTGCAGGATTCCAGCCTGTTCTCGCGCAGGCTGGGCAGCATGCCGATGGTGGTCTGCGCCTCAAAAAGTTATCTGGCGCAGTACGGCGTTCCGGAGAAACCCGCCGATCTCACCAACCACTCGTGGCTGGAGTACAGCGTGCGGCCCGATAATGAATTCGAGCTGATTGCCCCGGAAGGGATTTCTACCAAACTGCTGCCGGAAGGGCGGTTTGTCACTAACGATCCGATGACCATTTCGCGCTGGCTGGTGGCCGGGGCCGGGATCGCCTACGTGCCGTTAATGTGGGTGATCAACGAGATCAACAGCGGCGTGCTGGAGATCCTCTTCCCGCGCTACCAGTCCGATCCGCGTCCGGTGTACGCCCTGTATACCGAAAAAGACAAACTCCCGCTCAAGGTACAGGTGTGTATTAACTATCTGACCGAGTATTTTGTGGACGTGGCGGAGCTGTTTCAGGGGATGCGGGGGAGAAGGAAAGAGTAG
- the aaeX gene encoding p-hydroxybenzoic acid efflux pump operon protein AaeX — protein MSLFPVIVVFGLSFPPIFFELLLSLAIFWLVRKVLVPTGIYDFVWHPALFNTALYCCLFYLISRMFV, from the coding sequence ATGAGTCTGTTTCCCGTTATCGTGGTGTTCGGTCTGTCGTTCCCGCCGATATTTTTCGAGCTTCTTTTATCACTGGCGATCTTCTGGCTGGTGCGCAAGGTGCTGGTCCCTACCGGGATCTACGATTTCGTCTGGCACCCTGCATTGTTCAATACCGCGCTGTATTGCTGCCTGTTTTATCTGATATCGCGCATGTTTGTCTGA
- the aaeA gene encoding p-hydroxybenzoic acid efflux pump subunit AaeA — protein MKTLTRKISRTAITMALVILAFIAIFRAWVYYTESPWTRDARFSADVVAIAPDVAGLITAVNVHDNQLVKKDQVLFTIDQPRYQKALEEAEADVAYYQALAAEKRREAGRRNQLGVQAMSREEIDQSNNVLQTVLHQLAKAQATRDLAKLDLERTVIRAPSDGWVTNLNVYAGEFITRGSTAVALVKQNSFYVLAYMEETKLEGVRPGYRAEITPLGSNRVFKGTVDSVAAGVTNSSSSNDAKGMATVDSNLEWVRLAQRVPVRIHLDEQQGNLWPAGTTATVVITGEKDRDASQDSFFRKIAHRLREFG, from the coding sequence GTGAAAACGCTAACAAGAAAAATCTCCCGCACTGCCATCACAATGGCGCTGGTTATCCTCGCCTTCATCGCTATTTTCCGCGCCTGGGTTTATTACACCGAATCACCGTGGACGCGTGATGCACGATTCAGCGCCGATGTGGTGGCAATAGCCCCTGACGTGGCCGGTCTTATCACAGCGGTCAATGTCCACGACAACCAGCTGGTGAAGAAAGATCAGGTCCTGTTCACCATCGACCAGCCTCGTTACCAGAAAGCGCTGGAAGAGGCGGAAGCGGACGTGGCCTATTATCAGGCGCTCGCTGCGGAGAAACGCCGCGAGGCAGGCCGCCGTAATCAGCTGGGCGTTCAGGCAATGTCCCGTGAAGAGATTGACCAGTCCAACAACGTGCTGCAAACCGTGCTGCACCAGCTGGCGAAAGCGCAGGCAACGCGCGATCTGGCGAAGCTCGATCTCGAGCGCACCGTGATCCGCGCGCCGTCAGATGGCTGGGTGACCAACCTCAACGTCTATGCCGGGGAATTCATTACCCGCGGCTCAACCGCCGTGGCGCTGGTTAAACAGAACTCCTTCTACGTGCTCGCCTATATGGAAGAGACCAAGCTGGAAGGCGTGCGCCCAGGTTATCGGGCGGAAATTACGCCGCTCGGCAGCAACCGCGTCTTTAAAGGCACCGTCGACAGCGTTGCCGCAGGGGTGACTAACTCCAGCAGCTCTAACGATGCCAAAGGGATGGCGACGGTCGATTCCAACCTGGAGTGGGTGCGTCTGGCCCAGCGCGTGCCGGTGCGCATCCACCTGGATGAACAGCAGGGAAATCTGTGGCCCGCGGGTACCACGGCGACGGTGGTGATCACCGGTGAAAAGGACCGGGATGCCAGCCAGGACTCGTTCTTCCGTAAAATTGCCCACCGCCTGCGCGAGTTTGGTTAA
- the aaeB gene encoding p-hydroxybenzoic acid efflux pump subunit AaeB has translation MGIFSIASQHIRFAVKLACAIVLALFVGFHFQLETPRWAVLTAAIVAAGPAFAAGGEPYSGAIRYRGMLRIIGTFIGCFAALTIIILMIRTPLLMLMVCCIWAGFCTWISSLVKVENSYAWGLAGYTALIIIITIQSEPLLAPQFAVERCSEIVIGIVSAIVADLLFSPRSIKQEVDRELDALIVAQYQLMQLCIKHGDSEEVDKAWSGLVRRTQALEGMRSNLNMESSRWAHANRRLKALNTVSLTLITQACETYLIQNTRPEAVTDTFRELFAEPVETVQDVHKQLKRMRRVIAWTGERDTPVTIYTWVGAATRYLLLKRGVIGNTKISAAEEEVLQGEVVIKAESAERHHAMVNFWRTTLACMLGTLFWLWTGWTSGSGAMVMIAVVTALAMRLPNPRMVAVDFLYGTIAALPIGALYFLVIIPSTQQSMLLLCISLAVMAFFIGIEVQKRRLGSLGALASTINIIVLDNPMTFHFSQFLDSALGQLVGCFLAMMVILLVRDNSQARTGRVLLNQFVSAAVSSLTTNTARRKENHLPALYQQLFLLLNKFPGDIAKFRLALTMIIAHQRLRNAPVPINDDLSAWHRQLRRTADHVLSASSDDKRRRYFTQLLEELDIYQEKLKHWEAPPQVTEPVGRLVFMLHRYQNALTDN, from the coding sequence ATGGGTATCTTTTCCATCGCCAGCCAGCACATTCGCTTCGCCGTGAAGCTGGCGTGCGCCATCGTGCTGGCGCTGTTTGTTGGCTTTCACTTCCAGCTTGAAACCCCTCGCTGGGCAGTGCTGACGGCTGCGATTGTCGCGGCGGGCCCGGCCTTTGCCGCGGGTGGGGAACCCTATTCAGGCGCGATCCGCTATCGCGGGATGCTGCGTATCATCGGGACGTTTATCGGCTGTTTCGCGGCGCTGACCATTATTATTCTCATGATCCGCACCCCGCTGCTGATGCTGATGGTCTGCTGCATCTGGGCGGGTTTCTGCACCTGGATCTCGTCTCTGGTGAAAGTGGAGAACTCCTACGCCTGGGGGCTGGCGGGCTATACCGCGCTGATTATTATCATCACCATCCAGTCCGAGCCGCTGCTGGCCCCGCAGTTTGCGGTGGAGCGATGCAGCGAAATTGTGATTGGTATTGTCAGCGCGATCGTCGCTGATCTGCTTTTCTCCCCGCGCTCCATCAAGCAGGAAGTCGACCGTGAGCTTGACGCGCTGATCGTTGCCCAGTATCAGCTGATGCAGCTGTGCATTAAGCACGGCGACAGCGAAGAGGTGGATAAAGCCTGGAGCGGGCTGGTACGCCGTACGCAGGCGCTGGAAGGGATGCGCAGCAATCTTAATATGGAGTCCTCGCGCTGGGCCCACGCGAATCGACGCCTTAAAGCCCTTAACACCGTCTCTCTGACGCTGATTACACAGGCATGTGAAACCTATCTGATTCAGAACACGCGCCCGGAAGCGGTCACCGATACGTTCCGTGAACTGTTTGCCGAGCCGGTGGAAACCGTACAGGACGTGCATAAGCAGCTCAAGCGCATGCGCCGGGTGATTGCCTGGACCGGGGAGCGCGACACGCCGGTGACCATCTATACCTGGGTCGGCGCCGCGACGCGCTATCTGCTGCTGAAGCGCGGAGTGATCGGCAACACCAAAATCAGCGCGGCGGAAGAAGAGGTGCTGCAGGGGGAAGTGGTGATCAAGGCGGAATCCGCCGAGCGCCATCACGCCATGGTCAACTTCTGGCGTACGACGCTTGCCTGCATGCTCGGCACGCTGTTCTGGCTGTGGACGGGCTGGACGTCCGGCAGCGGCGCGATGGTAATGATTGCCGTTGTGACCGCACTGGCGATGCGTCTGCCTAACCCGCGTATGGTTGCCGTTGATTTCCTCTACGGCACCATTGCCGCCCTGCCGATAGGCGCGCTCTATTTCCTGGTCATCATCCCGTCGACGCAACAGAGCATGCTGCTGCTCTGTATTAGCCTGGCGGTAATGGCGTTCTTTATCGGCATTGAAGTGCAAAAGCGGCGTTTGGGATCGCTGGGGGCGCTGGCGAGTACGATTAACATCATCGTGCTCGATAACCCGATGACCTTCCATTTCAGCCAGTTCCTCGACAGCGCGTTAGGCCAGCTGGTGGGCTGCTTCCTGGCCATGATGGTGATACTGCTGGTTCGGGATAACTCGCAGGCAAGAACGGGCCGCGTGCTGCTGAACCAGTTCGTGTCGGCTGCCGTGTCGTCTTTGACTACCAATACCGCGCGCCGTAAAGAGAACCATCTGCCCGCGCTCTACCAGCAGCTGTTTTTACTGCTGAACAAGTTCCCGGGCGATATCGCGAAGTTCCGGCTGGCGTTAACCATGATCATCGCACACCAGCGTTTGCGTAACGCGCCCGTGCCGATCAACGACGATCTGTCGGCCTGGCACCGCCAGCTGCGTCGTACCGCCGATCACGTGCTTTCTGCCAGCAGCGATGACAAACGGCGTCGCTACTTTACGCAGCTGCTTGAAGAGCTCGATATCTATCAGGAAAAGCTCAAGCACTGGGAGGCACCGCCTCAGGTGACCGAGCCGGTAGGACGGCTGGTGTTTATGCTGCATCGCTACCAGAATGCCCTCACGGATAACTGA
- a CDS encoding barstar family protein: MKTYTFDFDEIDSQEDFYREFIRAFDLERESVTNLDTLWDVVTGSQLPLPLEIEFIHLPDKLRRRFGALILLFDEAEEELEGQLRFNARH, translated from the coding sequence ATGAAAACCTATACGTTTGATTTTGACGAGATCGACAGTCAGGAAGACTTCTACCGTGAATTTATCCGGGCGTTTGATCTTGAACGGGAAAGCGTGACGAATCTGGATACGCTGTGGGACGTGGTCACCGGCAGTCAGTTGCCGCTACCGCTGGAAATTGAGTTCATCCATTTGCCCGATAAGCTGCGAAGACGTTTTGGCGCGCTGATATTGCTGTTCGATGAAGCGGAAGAAGAGCTTGAAGGGCAGCTGCGCTTTAACGCGCGGCATTGA
- the yhcN gene encoding peroxide/acid stress response protein YhcN: protein MKTKLIIATLGLASVLSFGASAAVQQVNADQAQNLQRMGSISVTSVTGSPMDIRHELAAKAEKAGASSYRVTELNQGDHWHATAELYK from the coding sequence ATGAAAACCAAATTGATCATCGCAACCCTCGGTCTGGCATCTGTTCTCTCTTTCGGCGCAAGCGCAGCCGTACAGCAGGTAAATGCCGACCAGGCACAAAATCTACAGCGTATGGGCAGCATCTCCGTAACGTCTGTCACCGGTTCACCGATGGATATCCGCCACGAACTTGCCGCCAAAGCTGAAAAAGCAGGCGCCAGCAGCTACCGCGTCACCGAACTGAATCAGGGTGACCACTGGCATGCAACGGCAGAACTGTATAAATAA
- the yhcN gene encoding peroxide/acid stress response protein YhcN has protein sequence MKIKSTVAALSVLSVLSFGAFAADSINVDQAQSRQAIGTVSVGAVGTSPMDMHEMLNKKAEEQGASSYRIIEARSGDHWHATAELYK, from the coding sequence ATGAAAATCAAATCAACTGTAGCGGCGCTCAGCGTCCTGTCTGTCCTGTCATTCGGTGCTTTCGCAGCAGACTCTATCAATGTTGACCAGGCGCAATCCCGCCAGGCCATCGGTACGGTTTCTGTCGGCGCGGTCGGCACATCGCCAATGGACATGCATGAGATGCTGAACAAAAAAGCGGAAGAACAGGGTGCGTCATCCTATCGCATCATCGAAGCGCGTTCTGGTGACCACTGGCACGCCACCGCTGAGCTGTACAAATAA
- the argR gene encoding transcriptional regulator ArgR, with product MRSSSKQEELVKAFKALLKEEKFSSQGEIVQALQEQGFDNINQSKVSRMLTKFGAVRTRNAKMEMVYCLPAELGVPTTSSPLKNLVLDIDHNDAVVVIHTSPGAAQLIARMLDSLGKTEGILGTIAGDDTIFTTPASGFSVKDLHEAILVLFEQEL from the coding sequence ATGCGAAGCTCGTCTAAGCAAGAAGAATTAGTAAAGGCCTTTAAGGCGCTACTTAAAGAAGAGAAATTCAGTTCTCAGGGAGAAATTGTTCAGGCGCTGCAGGAACAAGGCTTCGATAATATCAATCAGTCGAAAGTCTCCCGCATGTTAACGAAATTTGGCGCGGTGCGTACGCGAAACGCCAAGATGGAGATGGTCTATTGCCTGCCGGCAGAACTTGGCGTGCCGACCACCTCCAGCCCGCTCAAGAATCTGGTTCTGGATATCGATCATAATGACGCCGTCGTGGTGATCCACACAAGCCCGGGTGCCGCGCAGCTGATTGCCCGCATGCTGGACTCGCTGGGTAAAACGGAGGGTATCCTCGGGACTATCGCCGGCGATGACACCATCTTCACCACACCGGCTAGCGGTTTCTCCGTGAAAGATCTCCACGAAGCGATTCTGGTTCTGTTCGAACAGGAACTCTAA